The window TTTCAGGTTTTTCAGATATCTGTCTCTGagattttctgtttcatttgtGGTGCTTacagcattaaaaacaacatttaaaaactttACTCTAATAATCCACAGACATCACTGTGGACAGTTTTCAAGACAGAAGTAACAAAAGTTGCGTGCTGTAAACGATAAATGTCAGCTgggtgttgtgaatgatgaattgTCGACAGTTGATTATCAGAGCAACtctgttttaaataaaatgtcaatcaagtttatcaaatcaattaacaatttaacactctatttttcaatttacatacattttcattcatggCCATTATTAATTCATATGCATTTGCATCACTTTCCTTAAATTATAAATGgcaattttgtgttgtgaatgatgaatgaaagATGGGGATAATGATGaaccatggctctgttttcatcatatcacgactgttttagtcaaatcggctttaaattaatgaaatcacttgataatttatCACTCAATTTTTGaattcacatgcattttcatcacctccattctgatcaattcatttttgattTAATGCTTCAACCCCTCATACTTTTTCAGTGCTGAGAGCaccaaaacaagacaaagaaaaccaaaactaGATACAAGAGGTGAGAAAATAAGTTGCTCTGAAATTTGGATGAAACACCCAAAAATCTATACATGCTAGgagtgttttattgtttatttacgCACTGATAGAAGTTCAACCAATGAACCAAATATGTGGCATTTTTGGCCAAAACTTAAAAATATCATCTACACATGATTCAAATATTCCGAACCCTGATTACATTACAAGTAATTCCCTGCTGACTTACCTCTCATGATATAAAGCTGGCCCCCTACAAAGTGTTTTATACAACAGAACAAACCGTCTGcggcagcacacacacaccacagcacACAAAGTAGGAAAGAAGAAAGACAGGAAACAGTTTAAAGATTATGATACACGCACCAGAAGGTCAGATTTCATGGGAACTCTGATAACTCTGATAAGCAGAAATTGCTTTAGCTTTATGGCTTGAATCATTATTAAaaagctttgtttttgttgcatcCTGCTGGAAGTCTTGCCCATCTGTCTTGCCAAAACAATTGCTTCGTGTATCAGCAATATTAAAAGGGAGAATTTTACTGAAAGGAAAATTTACATCTCAACACCGCATTCCCAACTGGCACAAAACCCAAGAATTAAATGATTTTATATGGAAGCTTTTTGTACGTACTGACGGGTTTTTCAGACGCTGGGGTTTTGAAGTGGCTTCCCTGGATGACCTCAGCAGATAACTGTCCCGTGGCAGAGTTGTAGAGGAGACCCACGAGGATCTCTGGCAGAGAAGAGTCCTCAGTGGAGCGATAAGACAGAGCTCCAGCGCTGCGAGACACGCTCACCACAGAGCCACAACCCTGGCAagatgaaacaaacagaaagaagagGGGGGgtttttttacagtatgtgcAAGGTCTTCTTTGGACTTTGAAGCTTTaataggaaatgaaatgtgtccTTAGTTGAAACCCAGGACTAATCTGCTGCTTCAGATGAAACTCTGCTCTAGACAGAAATTGACAAAGTGTTCTCACTGTGAGCTCGGAGCCCGGCTCCAGGGTGACAGGCAGAGCGATCTTGCCCTGCAGGTTGAGTTTAGTCAGGTAGAACACCTTCTCTCCCAGGACCTTCTCCTTTTTCATCCGCCTGATGCTGTACAGGCGGAAGCGAACGGCATAGTCCCCCAGGGCGTCCTGTTCCACCCTGGAAAACTTGAATGTCTCCGTGAAGACGGGACAGGGGCCCTTCTGCACGCCCGTCTTGGCCCGTTGCTTCTTGGTGGGCAGCAGGACCAGGTGGACCTGCCACGCGATGTTGCCCGTCTGTTTTAGGGCGGGGATGTCTGTCGCCGCGGTGACCGTGACGGCCAACCACTGCTCGCCGGAGTCGTACTCGAAGGCGACGTCCAGCGTGCCGTATTTGGCGAGGGGCTCTGGCTCGTAGGCTGTAGGGAGCTGAGGACCGGAGCCGTCCTgcagggaggaaagagagaatcAGAGGAGGAGTGAAGGAAGGATGAGTTTAAAAGAGGTGTTAGAGGGACATCATCAACTTCCTCCTGTTGCTGAATACAAGGTCAACTAATTTACTAATGTTCCCAACAGACTTGGGTCAAATATGAGGTGATAAGTAAGTCAGTTCTCTGTATTACAagtttgaaatgaaatgttatatttaaatatgcaaatgaggcatcaTCTTATTAAATACGTGCTAATTTGCAgcaatttccagaacagaaattcTTTcaaggttcaaaattcttgtttcattttgttgacatatacagaggggattttggatatcttttttttttttatcactccattaatcaaaaaatactgtcaacagccataaaaaacaaaatccattttcaacatgtttttatgaataaaatgttctataaatcaggctatgaatgatatatgaacaaacccctctgtgaaaaccttcagaatatagataggaatgaaactggaaagtgtGATGGATGTAAGTgttgctgaagtggagatttctggctcagagtctgagagaaaacgcattttgagaaaacagcctttaaagatatagaTCGTAAAattattttgaagacactacaggtgaatagggtacaaaaattaactaataaatgTCACCGTGAAATTTCCCCCGTTGATTActcacattaagacaattattctTTGTATTACGTTGTATAagttgtatgtttaaatatgcaagtGAGGCATAGAGACggaaaagagacagaaatcTACACACGCAAATctacaaagtagtaaaataaacacctaaatgtgtgttttagaCGTTTTCTCTCCACTcgtctgaaagaagacaagttatggaagcaaaatagccaaaaatctcaaaatcaaccagtgcatgaaaaacaatgtttttgcctggatTGTCGCCGCTAAAAAGTAAGTTTAAAATCGTTTTTACCCACATTTTATGTCCCAACACATTCAACAGTTGTGTTCTCTGCTGCAAAAATATTTGTTCAGATCTTGTTGTGACAAGGACAGGTCAAAATGTTAATTGATAAAACAATCCTTTATCAAGTTACAGGGCAAATTGTATTTTTAGAGTCAGATTTTACctgttttttaatgttcaaaataatCACCCAATAAATTCCCAGatgtgttattgaaaaataaacaaatataatgaTCTTTGGGAGTTATACTTCTGGGGTCTGGGTCAGATTTAATATCAAGATATTCTGTAGAAAACTGCAACAATGCTGATCaatttgttttccttctttgtTCCACCACCCATCTCCCTGTCTCCTCGTGTTAAGATGACCTAAACTGTAACTGACACTGTAACCAAAGTCATCTAATTACAGTAGTGGTcttaacataaatatataattaataggTAAAAGGGAGGAGTTTCTATACTATTGTTGTGATCTGACCTCTGGTCCCAGCACAGCGGTGCTGTCACTGGGAATGTCCTCCTCACAGCCCTTGTTGAGGTAGCTCTCAGTGTCCTGGTCCACGCTGGCCTCACTGGAGCAGTGGGGGCTGTCGCAGCGCTGCGGGGACGACCCCCTCCTGACCCCGCGCTCCGAGTGGGAGCGAGAGGTCACCCGCGCCGCCGCTGAGCTCTCGTCCTGGTACGGAGGAGGCTGGGTCTCGCTGAGGGAGGAGTTCTTCTTCTTTATTCTCTGGATGCTGTTGATTGCTGACAGAGAGGGACACAGAGGGAGTAATGTGATACCAGAGGTGTATTACTGGAGACCTACTGTGATCTGCAGAAATACTCATTATGTAGTCAGACATACGGTCGACCACAGAGTCACGTTAACCTCTTAAACTGTGACAGACCCACAGCTGAGGTCATcctttcaaactaaaacagcCTCACAGAATTTtatattaaatcaaaatgaaatatCTAATTCTTATCTGTCATTTCATGTAATGATGCAGCCACATCAATACATGAATATT is drawn from Sebastes umbrosus isolate fSebUmb1 chromosome 18, fSebUmb1.pri, whole genome shotgun sequence and contains these coding sequences:
- the syt14b gene encoding synaptotagmin-14b isoform X3 produces the protein MTSSSSSSITPLQLVQSGRSIMAIDGGGRNCGVHELICARRVSPELLGVLSSIAAFMALMALFFLYLSNKLSVESPADLSQLSGYKNNQPAEGVLSDSEEDKGPEAVAQQNTTSAWSNKRKPSGEQGGYSSEASSERAINSIQRIKKKNSSLSETQPPPYQDESSAAARVTSRSHSERGVRRGSSPQRCDSPHCSSEASVDQDTESYLNKGCEEDIPSDSTAVLGPEDGSGPQLPTAYEPEPLAKYGTLDVAFEYDSGEQWLAVTVTAATDIPALKQTGNIAWQVHLVLLPTKKQRAKTGVQKGPCPVFTETFKFSRVEQDALGDYAVRFRLYSIRRMKKEKVLGEKVFYLTKLNLQGKIALPVTLEPGSELTGCGSVVSVSRSAGALSYRSTEDSSLPEILVGLLYNSATGQLSAEVIQGSHFKTPASEKPVNGLFCCIKHFVGGQLYIMRDTYVKLTMLDSKGKEMSKCKTAVCRGQPNPTYKETFLFQVALFQLSEVSLVLSVFCRRSSMRPRERLGWVSLGLNSTGEEQQAHWTEMKEAEGQQVCHWHTLGDT